In Harpia harpyja isolate bHarHar1 chromosome Z, bHarHar1 primary haplotype, whole genome shotgun sequence, a single window of DNA contains:
- the PRR16 gene encoding protein Largen isoform X2 has translation MTDSSKTDTLNSSSSSTTASSLEKVKVRGSAPLIKPPAHPSAILTVLRKPNPPPPPPRLTPVKCDEPPRLPPSANPVKTNGTLLRNGGLPVGPNHIPNGDTCCIPNSNLEKAAMQPLMHRSEKERCPQPGARERVRFSEKVQYHGYCPDCDVRYNIKNREVHLHSEPARVVGKLPHQCPPLPPPPPPLPPFPLENGGLGISPSNSFPPPRPATVPPQTAPKPQKTILRKSTTTTV, from the coding sequence ATGACAGACAGTTCCAAAACGGACACACTcaacagcagctccagcagcacaacAGCTTCCAGCTTGGAGAAGGTCAAGGTGCGGGGCAGCGCACCACTCATCAAGCCGCCCGCGCACCCTTCCGCTATCCTCACTGTGCTGCGGAAGCCGAATCCACCCCCGCCTCCACCGCGACTGACGCCTGTCAAGTGCGACGAGCCTCCAAGGCTGCCTCCTTCGGCCAACCCTGTCAAGACTAATGGTACCCTGCTGCGAAATGGGGGCTTGCCTGTTGGGCCCAACCACATCCCAAACGGAGATACATGCTGTATACCAAACAGTAATTTGGAGAAAGCTGCGATGCAGCCTCTGATGCACAGATCTGAGAAAGAGCGGTGTCCTCAGCCGGGAGCAAGGGAACGGGTACGATTTAGTGAAAAAGTGCAGTACCATGGCTATTGCCCCGACTGTGATGTTCGGTATAACATTAAAAACAGGGAGGTGCACTTGCACAGTGAGCCTGCCCGTGTTGTGGGAAAGCTGCCACACCAGTGCCCACCTCTGCCGCCTCCACCACCTCCGCTGCCTCCATTTCCTCTGGAAAATGGAGGGTTGGGGATAAGTCCCAGTAATAGCTTTCCTCCTCCAAGACCTGCGACTGTGCCTCCACAAACCGCACCAAAACCCCAGAAGACCATCTTGAGGAAATCAACCACTACAACGGTGTGA